From the genome of Psychroserpens ponticola, one region includes:
- a CDS encoding YwaF family protein, with protein MHFLTTLLLQRVAIGSLEHLIPIGIAIVFSVLFIRFAKQSSNQNIKVRLFNGLAVFVSLSVFSFHLYYFGFESYNIKTDLPLYLCSLIALLIPIFSYNRKYWMFEILVFWIIAGTLQGVITPDIVEGFPSFDYFRYWIVHLGLLSIIFYAVFVFEMKPRFNSVFISFFALQLYVVFMVIINFVLDANYFYLNQKPESASLLDYFGEWPYYIIITQLIIIPFFFIIYLGFNFICFKKKR; from the coding sequence ATGCATTTTTTAACTACTTTATTACTACAAAGGGTTGCAATTGGTTCATTAGAACATCTTATTCCAATTGGAATTGCTATTGTTTTTTCTGTTCTATTTATTAGATTTGCTAAACAATCTTCCAATCAAAATATCAAAGTAAGACTATTTAATGGTTTAGCTGTTTTTGTGTCTTTAAGTGTTTTTAGTTTTCATCTGTATTATTTTGGCTTCGAGTCCTATAATATTAAAACAGATTTGCCTCTTTATTTATGTAGCCTAATAGCATTATTAATACCTATATTCTCTTACAACAGAAAGTATTGGATGTTTGAAATACTTGTGTTTTGGATAATTGCAGGTACATTACAAGGCGTTATAACTCCAGACATAGTCGAAGGTTTTCCAAGTTTTGATTATTTTAGATATTGGATTGTGCACTTAGGACTATTATCAATAATTTTTTATGCTGTTTTTGTTTTTGAAATGAAGCCTAGATTTAATAGTGTTTTTATTTCTTTTTTTGCACTTCAATTGTATGTTGTTTTTATGGTAATTATAAATTTTGTACTCGATGCCAATTATTTTTATCTTAATCAGAAACCAGAATCTGCGTCACTTTTAGATTATTTTGGAGAATGGCCATATTACATAATAATTACTCAATTAATAATTATTCCTTTCTTCTTTATTATTTATT
- a CDS encoding bifunctional 5,10-methylenetetrahydrofolate dehydrogenase/5,10-methenyltetrahydrofolate cyclohydrolase — MTILDGRKVSNDIKDEITEQVKKMKAKGEKVPHLAAVIVGNDGASLTYVGSKVRACERVGFESTMVRMSNTTSEIELLDQIEELNQNDDIDGFIIQLPLPPQINTQKVLMAVDPSKDVDGFHPENFGKMALDMSTFIPATPFGILELLDRYEVDTQGKHTVVIGRSHIVGRPMSILMGRKGFPGNSTVTLTHSHTKNITQITSQADIIISALGVPNFLKAEMVKDDVVIIDVGITRVPDESSTKGYIITGDVDFENVSKKASYITPVPGGVGPMTIAMLLKNTLLAREQRM; from the coding sequence ATGACAATTTTAGACGGAAGAAAAGTTAGTAATGATATCAAAGATGAAATTACTGAACAAGTCAAAAAAATGAAAGCTAAAGGCGAAAAAGTACCACACTTAGCTGCAGTTATTGTTGGGAATGATGGAGCAAGTTTAACGTATGTTGGTAGTAAGGTTCGCGCTTGTGAACGTGTAGGATTTGAATCTACAATGGTTCGCATGTCTAACACAACTAGCGAAATAGAGCTGCTAGATCAAATAGAAGAATTAAACCAAAATGATGATATCGACGGTTTCATTATTCAGTTGCCATTACCTCCACAAATCAATACTCAAAAAGTGCTAATGGCTGTAGATCCTAGTAAAGATGTTGATGGATTTCATCCAGAAAACTTCGGAAAAATGGCATTAGATATGAGTACCTTTATTCCTGCTACACCTTTTGGGATTCTTGAATTACTAGATCGTTATGAAGTTGATACACAAGGAAAGCATACGGTTGTTATTGGACGAAGTCATATTGTTGGACGACCAATGAGTATTTTAATGGGACGTAAAGGGTTTCCTGGGAACTCAACAGTGACATTAACACATAGTCATACAAAAAACATTACGCAAATTACGTCTCAAGCAGATATTATCATTTCAGCACTAGGCGTTCCAAATTTTCTGAAAGCTGAAATGGTTAAAGATGATGTCGTTATTATTGATGTTGGTATTACTAGAGTTCCTGATGAAAGTTCTACAAAAGGATATATAATTACTGGAGATGTTGATTTCGAAAATGTAAGTAAAAAAGCGAGTTATATTACTCCTGTTCCCGGAGGTGTTGGTCCCATGACTATTGCTATGCTTCTTAAAAACACCTTACTAGCAAGAGAGCAACGTATGTAA